From Methanobacterium veterum, the proteins below share one genomic window:
- the mtaC gene encoding methanol--corrinoid protein MtaC: MSYMEELESKLDQDFIAVRYNVELEGPAITPENDPDVQAILPKDEPYRSIARAVLRGDTEEAVSKVKEGLKSGESPMDVINNGLMKGMDAVNELYTKGFYFLPDLMLSGDSMMEGLKESEEALGHKSETKGTVVSFVAEGDPHDIGKNLVVMFLRANGYNAIDLGRDVPNEDVIKAVKEYKPIFMTGTALMTTTMTAFPKVVEELEKNGLEVPAIGCGGGSVRKDFVESFPMSVYGVEAYHAPKLADSILKDKKTWKDIRKEYSQIVGEFVPEYD, from the coding sequence ATGAGTTATATGGAAGAATTAGAATCAAAACTAGATCAAGACTTTATAGCAGTCAGATATAATGTGGAACTTGAAGGGCCGGCCATAACACCTGAAAATGACCCTGACGTGCAGGCCATTTTGCCTAAAGATGAACCTTACAGATCAATTGCGAGGGCTGTGCTCCGTGGAGACACAGAAGAAGCAGTTAGTAAAGTTAAGGAAGGGCTAAAAAGCGGCGAATCGCCAATGGATGTAATTAACAACGGTTTAATGAAGGGAATGGATGCAGTTAACGAACTTTACACTAAAGGTTTTTATTTCCTTCCAGACCTGATGCTTTCTGGAGATTCCATGATGGAAGGTTTAAAAGAAAGTGAAGAAGCTCTGGGCCATAAAAGTGAAACTAAAGGAACCGTAGTTTCTTTTGTTGCTGAAGGAGACCCTCACGATATAGGCAAAAATCTAGTAGTAATGTTTTTAAGGGCTAATGGGTACAATGCAATAGATTTAGGTAGAGATGTGCCTAATGAAGATGTCATAAAAGCTGTAAAAGAATACAAACCAATATTTATGACTGGAACAGCTCTGATGACAACTACCATGACTGCTTTCCCAAAAGTGGTTGAAGAACTGGAAAAAAATGGTCTTGAAGTTCCTGCCATTGGATGCGGCGGAGGTTCTGTAAGAAAGGACTTTGTAGAATCTTTCCCTATGAGCGTATATGGTGTTGAAGCATATCACGCCCCAAAACTTGCCGACAGTATATTAAAAGACAAAAAAACATGGAAAGATATCAGAAAAGAGTACTCACAGATAGTCGGAGAATTTGTTCCTGAATACGACTAA
- the mtaB gene encoding methanol--corrinoid protein co-methyltransferase MtaB — translation MKRFTKMVYKKPEEMVFGRAKFPVSQRWNMQFGAGYVVPEVKVAPVEGSEGSKEKMIAECRNIAQSACERAVGIGLPAFMLEQEHVSQQTNNPEWAAETTRVQAEILEKYYDEYGIRVSLRQTPADIRIEERGPGLRGSDYDNRIEESMEACAANGASDLCIETMGGKALSDYGIARGDIRAILFGIGVLGSIDMEYMWKRIVNICKKYDCRPGGDTDCSQANTAMFIAGGLLDKDVSHTVAALARGMGGARSLVAVECGAVGPLKDCGYENPIIKAISGVPIAMEGKNAVCAHSDLMGNLVCGVTDVWSNESVYHRQEMGGTTPEVWLQATGYEASLMNTALQTGQEEVLRDLYTLTDKYRDPQALVLAYDNAHRIGEAIVKYGKDTYLRSRAAAIEAGKIINEAVDANKMYLTRFERDSLDNALKILEDLPADRDQFIDECIRAYSRKVPDFNPKNYDL, via the coding sequence GTGAAAAGATTTACTAAAATGGTGTATAAAAAACCTGAAGAAATGGTTTTCGGCCGTGCCAAATTTCCAGTGAGTCAACGTTGGAACATGCAGTTCGGTGCCGGTTACGTAGTACCCGAAGTAAAAGTCGCTCCAGTAGAAGGTTCTGAAGGGTCTAAAGAAAAAATGATAGCAGAATGCCGTAATATAGCACAAAGTGCCTGTGAAAGGGCTGTCGGTATAGGGCTGCCTGCATTCATGTTAGAGCAAGAACACGTTTCCCAACAAACCAACAATCCAGAATGGGCTGCAGAAACTACACGAGTCCAGGCTGAGATTCTAGAAAAATACTACGATGAATACGGCATCAGAGTATCTCTTAGACAGACACCAGCTGATATAAGGATAGAAGAAAGAGGTCCAGGACTTAGAGGATCTGATTACGATAACCGGATTGAAGAATCCATGGAAGCCTGTGCTGCAAACGGGGCTTCTGATCTTTGTATAGAAACTATGGGAGGAAAAGCATTATCTGATTATGGAATTGCGAGGGGAGATATAAGAGCAATACTCTTCGGGATAGGTGTTCTCGGAAGCATAGATATGGAATATATGTGGAAAAGAATCGTAAATATCTGTAAAAAATACGACTGCAGGCCGGGTGGAGATACAGATTGTTCTCAAGCCAATACCGCCATGTTTATTGCAGGAGGGCTGCTGGATAAAGATGTTTCACACACTGTTGCTGCACTTGCAAGGGGAATGGGTGGTGCAAGGAGCCTTGTAGCAGTTGAATGCGGTGCTGTTGGTCCGTTAAAAGACTGCGGCTATGAAAACCCGATCATAAAAGCGATAAGCGGAGTTCCAATAGCAATGGAAGGTAAAAATGCAGTCTGTGCACACTCTGATTTAATGGGTAACCTGGTTTGTGGAGTTACAGACGTGTGGAGTAATGAATCTGTTTACCACAGACAGGAGATGGGAGGAACAACTCCAGAAGTATGGTTACAGGCTACAGGGTATGAAGCATCTCTCATGAACACAGCTCTCCAAACAGGGCAGGAAGAAGTTTTAAGAGATCTTTACACTCTCACAGATAAATACAGAGACCCTCAGGCACTGGTACTTGCATACGATAATGCCCACAGGATAGGTGAAGCCATAGTTAAATATGGTAAGGATACTTACCTGAGGTCAAGGGCAGCTGCCATTGAAGCAGGAAAAATAATAAATGAAGCGGTTGATGCAAATAAAATGTATCTTACCAGATTTGAAAGAGATTCACTCGATAATGCTCTTAAAATACTTGAAGATTTACCTGCCGACAGGGACCAATTTATTGATGAATGTATAAGAGCATATTCAAGGAAAGTACCGGACTTTAATCCTAAAAATTATGACCTCTGA